From Cystobacter ferrugineus, the proteins below share one genomic window:
- a CDS encoding serine/threonine protein kinase — protein MTTHALHPDQLKPGDMVGPWLITQVLGRGGSSRVFKVERDGQPYSMKVALHPLSDSRAHLFEDKYPEEAYVEDKNAYRRLAREAAALFTYSSHPNLLRVYGVDFWPSPSTGYPFLVTDYVDGDTWHEWRWRTPPHALRLARTFGEVVRTVGALHARGVYHRDLKAENILIRRADGRPFLIDFGTARLPGALTQTMGLPEGVLHLVPPELLAYARS, from the coding sequence ATGACGACGCATGCTCTGCACCCGGACCAGCTCAAGCCCGGCGACATGGTGGGGCCCTGGCTCATCACCCAGGTGCTGGGCCGCGGCGGCTCCTCGCGCGTCTTCAAGGTGGAGCGCGACGGCCAGCCCTACTCCATGAAGGTGGCGCTCCACCCCCTCTCCGACTCCCGGGCGCACCTCTTCGAGGACAAGTACCCGGAAGAGGCGTACGTGGAGGACAAGAACGCCTACCGTCGGCTGGCGCGCGAGGCTGCGGCGCTTTTCACCTATTCCTCCCACCCCAACCTCTTGCGAGTGTACGGGGTGGACTTCTGGCCCAGCCCCAGCACGGGCTACCCCTTCCTCGTCACGGACTACGTGGACGGGGACACCTGGCATGAGTGGCGCTGGCGCACGCCTCCTCACGCCCTTCGGCTGGCGCGCACCTTCGGCGAAGTGGTGCGCACCGTGGGTGCGCTGCACGCGCGCGGCGTCTACCACCGGGACTTGAAGGCGGAGAACATCCTCATCCGCCGCGCGGATGGCCGCCCCTTCCTCATCGACTTCGGCACCGCGCGCCTGCCCGGCGCTCTCACTCAAACCATGGGCCTGCCCGAGGGCGTGCTGCACCTGGTGCCGCCGGAGTTGCTCGCCTACGCCCGTAGCTAG
- a CDS encoding OB-fold protein, producing the protein MALVKCKQCGTEVATDAVACPKCGTPRPRGMSTGKVLALIFGGLGLLCFGTCLLGGLVSALKGGGATATSSASSGPARTVEIRTLLGEYRDNELRADGTFKGHVIQTTGTVTDIRKDMLNDAYLVLSDGAMFEAVRVQCALGKAQAAKAASLSKGARVTIRGRVAGLMMDVLVRDCELVGP; encoded by the coding sequence ATGGCGCTGGTGAAGTGCAAGCAGTGCGGTACTGAGGTGGCCACCGACGCGGTGGCCTGTCCGAAATGCGGGACACCACGCCCGCGCGGCATGTCCACAGGCAAGGTGCTGGCCCTCATTTTCGGGGGCCTGGGGCTGCTCTGCTTCGGCACCTGCCTCCTCGGCGGGCTGGTGTCGGCACTCAAGGGCGGTGGCGCCACGGCGACGAGCTCCGCTTCGTCGGGGCCGGCGCGGACGGTGGAGATCCGCACGCTCCTCGGGGAGTACCGCGACAACGAGCTCCGCGCGGACGGCACCTTCAAGGGGCACGTCATTCAGACGACGGGCACCGTCACCGACATCAGGAAGGACATGCTCAACGACGCCTACCTGGTGCTCAGCGATGGAGCCATGTTCGAAGCCGTCCGGGTGCAGTGCGCCCTCGGGAAAGCCCAGGCGGCGAAGGCGGCCTCTCTCTCCAAGGGGGCGCGCGTCACCATCCGCGGCCGCGTCGCGGGGCTGATGATGGATGTGCTCGTACGAGACTGCGAGCTCGTCGGCCCGTAG
- a CDS encoding helix-turn-helix domain-containing protein, whose translation MLRPRTRRPERAEQYESAAYRELQARLATAVRRLREERGWTQEEAAHRCGMTTRLFQRVEGADVNLTFTSLARLCEGFGVDVVQLLKSSA comes from the coding sequence ATGCTGCGGCCCCGCACACGCCGCCCAGAGAGGGCGGAGCAGTACGAGAGCGCGGCCTACCGTGAGCTGCAGGCCCGGCTGGCCACCGCCGTGCGGCGCCTGCGCGAGGAGCGAGGCTGGACGCAGGAGGAGGCCGCTCACCGCTGCGGCATGACGACGCGCCTCTTTCAGCGTGTGGAAGGAGCGGACGTCAACCTCACCTTCACCTCGCTCGCCCGACTGTGCGAAGGCTTCGGGGTGGACGTGGTGCAGTTGCTCAAATCGTCCGCGTGA